One genomic segment of Triticum dicoccoides isolate Atlit2015 ecotype Zavitan unplaced genomic scaffold, WEW_v2.0 scaffold59965, whole genome shotgun sequence includes these proteins:
- the LOC119347178 gene encoding potassium transporter 19-like, whose protein sequence is MSVQAEGAAGAERIAPRDSLYGDAEKVSDDKHHGFGAGWWQTLQLAFQSIGVVYGDVGTSPLYVYSSTFPGGIRHPDDLLGVLSLILYTLVLLPMLKYVFIVLYANDNGDGGTFALYSLISRYAKIRMIPNQQAEDASVSNYSMEEPNSQMRRAQWVKHRLESSKAAKIALFTITILGTSMVMGDGTLTPAISVLSAVSGIREKAPNLTQSEVVWISVAILFLLFSVQRFGTDKVGYSFAPIISVWFIFIAGIGAYNLAAHDVTVLRAFNPKYIIDYFGRNGKEAWVSLGGVVLCITGTEAMFADLGHFNIRAIQLSFTFILFPSVALCYMGQASYLRKFPQDVGDTFYKSIPAAMFWPTFIVAIMAAIIASQAMLSGAFAILSKALSLGCFPRVKVVHTSKKYSGQVYIPEVNFLIGAASIIVTLAFQTTTNIGNAYGICVVTVFSITTHLMTVVMLLIWKKNIAFVVGFYVIFGLAEFLYLSSILSKFVEGGYLPFCFSLVLMALMATWHYVYVKRYWYELNRVVPAAELTALLARRNVQRVPGVGLLYSELVQGIPPVFPCLVDKIPSVHAVFVFMSIKNLPIPRVAPPERFIFRRVGPAEHRMFRCVARYGYTDQIEGTKEFSVFLIEGLKLFVHDEAAFSCQHTDNGGDNNNNDNDDARRVEQAAVAEEEKRFIDTEVERGVVYLMGEAEVAAAPGSSALKRIVVNYVYTFLRKNLSESHKALSIPKDQLLKIGITYEI, encoded by the exons ATGTCAGTCCAAGCCGAGGGCGCGGCAGGCGCGGAGAGGATAGCGCCCCGCGACTCGCTCTACGGGGACGCGGAGAAGGTCTCCGACGACAAGCACCACGGCTTCGGG GCGGGCTGGTGGCAGACGCTGCAGCTGGCGTTCCAGAGCATCGGCGTGGTGTACGGCGACGTGGGGACGTCGCCGCTGTACGTGTACTCGAGCACCTTCCCGGGCGGCATCCGGCACCCGGACGACCTCCTCGGCGTCCTATCCCTCATCCTCTACACCCTCGTCCTCCTGCCCATGCTCAAGTACGTCTTCATCGTCCTCTACGCCAACGACAACGGCGACG GAGGAACGTTCGCCCTCTACTCGCTGATCTCCCGGTACGCCAAGATACGGATGATCCCGAACCAGCAGGCCGAGGACGCGTCCGTGTCCAACTACAGCATGGAGGAGCCCAACTCCCAGATGAGGAGGGCGCAGTGGGTGAAGCACAGGCTCGAGTCCAGCAAAGCCGCAAAGATCGcgctcttcaccatcaccatcctcGGCACCTCCATGGTCATGGGCGACGGCACCCTCACACCCGCAATCTCTG TACTCTCTGCGGTGAGCGGGATCAGGGAGAAAGCGCCCAACTTGACGCAAT CGGAAGTGGTGTGGATCTCGGTGGCCATCCTGTTCCTGCTCTTCTCGGTGCAGCGCTTTGGGACGGACAAGGTCGGCTACTCCTTCGCGCCCATCATCTCGGTGTGGTTCATCTTCATCGCCGGCATCGGGGCGTACAACCTCGCCGCCCACGACGTCACCGTCCTCAGGGCCTTCAACCCCAAGTACATAATAGACTACTTCGGGAGGAACGGCAAGGAGGCGTGGGTCTCGCTCGGGGGCGTCGTCCTCTGCATCACAGGCACGGAGGCCATGTTCGCGGACCTTGGCCATTTCAACATCAGGGCCATTCAG CTGAGCTTCACCTTCATCCTCTTCCCCTCCGTCGCACTGTGCTACATGGGTCAGGCATCCTACCTGCGCAAATTCCCGCAAGACGTCGGCGACACCTTCTACAAATCTATCCCAG CGGCGATGTTCTGGCCGACGTTCATCGTGGCAATCATGGCGGCCATCATCGCGAGCCAGGCCATGCTGTCCGGCGCGTTCGCCATCCTGTCCAAGGCGCTCTCCCTCGGCTGCTTCCCAAGGGTGAAGGTGGTGCACACCTCCAAGAAGTACTCGGGGCAGGTGTACATCCCGGAGGTGAACTTCCTCATCGGTGCCGCCAGCATCATCGTCACCCTCGCCTTCCAGACCACCACCAACATCGGCAACGCCTACGGGATATGCGTCGTGACGGTCTTCTCCATCACGACGCACCTCATGACGGTGGTGATGCTGCTCATCTGGAAGAAGAACATCGCCTTCGTCGTGGGCTTCTACGTCATCTTCGGGCTCGCCGAGTTCCTCTACCTGTCGTCCATCCTCTCCAAGTTTGTCGAGGGAGGGTACCTTCCCTTCTGCTTCTCCCTGGTGCTCATGGCGCTCATGGCCACATGGCACTACGTCTACGTCAAGCGCTACTGGTACGAACTCAACCGTGTGGTGCCGGCGGCCGAGCTCACGGCGCTCTTGGCCCGCCGTAACGTGCAACGGGTGCCTGGCGTGGGCTTGCTCTACTCGGAGCTCGTCCAGGGAATCCCTCCCGTGTTCCCGTGCCTGGTCGACAAAATCCCATCGGTGCATGCCGTCTTCGTCTTCATGTCCATCAAGAACCTCCCCATCCCACGGGTGGCGCCGCCCGAGCGCTTCATCTTCCGCAGGGTCGGCCCCGCCGAGCACCGCATGTTCCGCTGCGTGGCGCGGTACGGTTACACCGACCAGATCGAGGGCACCAAGGAGTTCTCTGTGTTCCTCATCGAAGGCCTCAAGTTGTTCGTCCATGATGAGGCGGCCTTCTCCTGCCAACACACCGACAATGGCGGCgataacaacaacaacgacaacgatGATGCTCGGCGGGTAGAGCAGGCGGCGGTTGCGGAGGAGGAGAAGCGGTTCATCGACACGGAGGTGGAGCGTGGGGTGGTGTACCTGATGGGCGAGGCGGAGGTGGCAGCGGCACCGGGGTCGTCGGCGTTGAAGAGGATCGTGGTCAACTACGTGTACACCTTCTTGAGGAAGAACCTGAGCGAGAGCCACAAAGCGCTGTCCATCCCCAAGGACCAGCTGCTCAAGATCGGGATCACCTATGAGATATAG